CTGGAAACACGGAGAGGGACGGGTCAATAGGGGACGTGTACTTCACTGGGAACACGGAGAGGGACGGGTCAGCGTGGGACGTGTACTTCACTGGAAACACGGAGAGGGACGGGTCAGTACGGGACGTGTACTTCACTGGAAACACGGACCACAACGGCTCGGTGCGGGACGTGTACTTCACTGGAAACACGGAGAGGGATGGGTCAGCGCGGGACATGTACTTCACTGGAAACACGGAGAGGGATGGGTCAGTCCCGGACACGTATTTCACTGGAAACACGGAGAGGGACGGGCCAGATCGGACATGTACTTCACTGGAAACATGGAGAGGGACGGTTCAGCGCGGGACGTGTACTTCACTGGAAACATGGAGAGGGACGGTTCAGCGCGGGACATGTACTTCACTGGAAACACGGAGAGGGACGGGACTTCACTGGGAACACGGAGAGGGACGGGTCAATGCGGGACGTGTACTTCACTGGGAACACGGAGAGGGACGGGTCAGCACAGGACGTGTATTTCACTGGAAACATGCAGAGGGACGGGTCAGCGTGGGACGTGTACTTCTCTGGAAACACGGAGAGGGACGGGTCAATGCGGGACGTGTACTTCACTGGGAACACGGAGAGGGACGGGTCAGCACAGGACGTGTATTTGACTGGAAACATGCAGAGGGACGGGTCAGCGTGGGACGTGTACTTCACTGGAAACACGGAGAGGGACGGGTCAGCGTGGGACGTGTACTTCACTGGAAACACGGAGGGGGACGGGTCAGTCCAGAGACGTACTTCACTGGAAACGCAGAGAGGGACGGGTCAGCGAGGGACGTGTACTTCACTGGAAACACGGAGAGGGACGGGTCAGCGTGGGACGTGTACTTCACTGGAAACACGGAGAGGGACGGGTCAGTACGGGACGTGTACTTCACTGGAAACACGGACCACAACGGCTCGGTGCGGGACGTGTACTTCACTGGAAACACGGAGAGGGATGGGTCAGCGCGGGACATGTACTTCACTGGAAACACGGAGAGGGATGGGTCAGTCCCGGACACGTATTTCACTGGAAACACGGAGAGGGACGGGCCAGATCGGACATGTACTTCACTGGAAACATGGAGAGGGACGGTTCAGCGCGGGACATGTACTTCACTGGAAACACGGAGAGGGACGGGACTTCACTGGGAACACGGAGAGGGACGGGTCAATGCGGGACGTGTACTTCACTGGGAACACGGAGAGGGACGGGTCAGCACAGGACGTGTATTTCACTAGAAACATGCAGAGGGACGGGTCAGCGTGGGACGTGTACTTCTCTGGAAACACGGAGAGGGACGGGTCAATGCGGGACGTGTACTTCACTGGGAACACGGAGAGGGACGGGTCAGCACAGGACGTGTATTTGACTGGAAACATGCAGAGGGACGGGTCAGCGTGGGACGTGTACTTCACTGGAAACACGGAGAGGGACGGGTCAGCGTGGGACGTGTACTTCACTGGAAACACGGAGGGGGACGGGTCAGTCCAGAGACGTACTTCACTGGAAACGCAGAGAGGGACGGGTCAGCGAGGGACGTGTACTTCACTGGAAACACGGAGAGGGACGGGTCAGTCCGGACACGCACTTCACTGGAAACACAGAGAGGGACGGGTCAGCGCGGGATTTGTACTTCACTGGAAACACGGAGAGGGACGGGTCAATACGGGACGTGTACTTCACTGGGAACACGGAGAGGGACGGGTCAGCACAGGACGTGTATTTCACTGGAAACATGCAGAGGGACGGGTCAGCGTGGGACGTGTACTTCACTGGAAACACGGAGAGGGACGGGTCAATGCGGGACGTGTACCACTGGAAACACGGAGAGGGACGGGTCAGTCCGGACGTGTACTTCACTGGAAACACGGAGAGGGACGGGTCAGTCCGGACGTGTACTTCACTGGAAACACGGACCACAACGGGTCAGTGCGGGACATGTACTTCACTGGAAACACGGAGAGGGACGGGTCAGCGCGGGACGTGTACTTCACTGGGAACACGGAGAGGGACGGGTCAGCGCGGGACGTGTACTTCACTGGAAACACGGAGAGGGACGGGTCAATATGGGACGTGTACTTCACTGGGAACACGGAGAGGGACGGGTCAATAGGGGACGTGTACTTCACTGGAAACACGGAGAGGGACGGGTCAGCGCGGGACGTGTACTTCACTGGGAACACGGAGAGGGACGGGTCAGCGCGGGACGTGTACTTCACTGGAAACACGGAGAGGGACGGGTCAGCACGGGACGTGTACTTCACTGGGAACACGGAGAGGGACGGGTCAGCGCGGGACATGTACTTCACTGGGAACACGGAGAGGGACGGGTCAGCGCGGGACATGTACTTCACTGGAAACACGGACCACAACGGGTCAGTGCGGGACGTGTAATTCACTGGAAACACGGAGAGGGACGGGTCAGCGTGGGACGTGTACTTCACTGGAAACACGGAGAGGGACGGGTCAATGCGGGACGTGTACTTCACTGGAAACACGGAGAGGGACGGGTCAATGCGGGACGTGTACTTCACTGGAAACACGGAGAGGGACGGGTCAATAGGGGACGTGTACTTCACTGGGAACACGGAGAGGGACGGGTCAGCGCGGGACGTGTACTTCACTGGAAACACGGAGAGGGACGGGTCAGTGCGGGACGTGTACTTCACTGGAAACACGGAGAGGGACGGGTCAGTCCGGACGTGTACTTCACTGGAAACACGGAGAGGGACGGGTCAGTCCAGACGTGTACTTCACTGGAAACACAGAGAGGAACGGGTCAATAGGGGACGTGTACTTCACTGGAAACACGGAGAAGGACGGGTCAATACGGGACGTGTACTTCACTGGGAACACGGAGAGGGACGGGTCAGCGCGGGACGTGTACTTCACTGGAAACACGGAGAAGGACGGGTCAATACGGGACGTGTACTTCACTGGGAACACGGAGAGGGATGGGTCAGCGCGGGACGTGTACTTCACTGGAAACACGGAGAGGGACGGGTCAATAGGGGACGTGTACTTCACTGGGAACACGGAGAGGGACGGGTCAGCGTGGGACGTGTACTTCACTGGAAACACGGAGAGGGACGGGTCAGTACGGGACGTGTACTTCACTGGAAACACGGACCACAACGGCTCGGTGCGGGACGTGTACTTCACTGGAAACACGGAGAGGGATGGGTCAGCGCGGGACATGTACTTCACTGGAAACACGGAGAGGGATGGGTCAGTCCCGGACACGTATTTCACTGGAAACACGGAGAGGGACGGGCCAGATCGGACATGTACTTCACTGGAAACATGGAGAGGGACGGTTCAGCGCGGGACGTGTACTTCACTGGAAACATGGAGAGGGACGGTTCAGCGCGGGACATGTACTTCACTGGAAACACGGAGAGGGACGGGACTTCACTGGGAACACGGAGAGGGACGGGTCAATGCGGGACGTGTACTTCACTGGGAACACGGAGAGGGACGGGTCAGCACAGGACGTGTATTTCACTGGAAACATGCAGAGGGACGGGTCAATATGGGACGTGTACTTCACTGGGAACACGGAGAGGGACGGGTCAGCACAGGACGTGTATTTCACTGGAAACATGCAGAGGGACGGGTCAGCGTGGGACGTGTACTTCACTGGAAACACGGAGAGGGACGGGTCAATGCGGGACGTGTACTTCACTGGGAACACGGAGAGGGACGGGTCAGCACAGGACGTGTATTTCACTGGAAACATGCAGAGGGACGGGTCAGCGTGGGACGTGTACTTCACTGGAAACACGGAGAGGGACGGGTCAGCGTGGGACGTGTACTTCACTGGAAACACGGAGAGGGACGGGTCAGTCCAGACACGTACTTCACTGGAAACGCAGAGAGGGACGGGTCAGCGAGGGACGTGTACTTCACTGGAAACACGGAGAGGGACGGGTCAGTCCGGATACGTACTTCACTGGAAACACAGAGAGGGACGGGTCAGTGCGGGATGTGTACTTCACTGGAAACACGGAGAGGGACGGGTCAATACGGTACGTGTACTTCACTGGGAACACGGAGAGGGACAGGTCAGCGCGGGACATGTACTTCACTGGAAACACGGAGAGGGACGGGTCAGTCCAGGACACGTATTTCACTGGAAACACGGAGTGGGACGGGTCAGCGCAGGACGTGTATTTCACTGGAAACATGGAGAGGGACGAGTGTGTTCTGGACACGTACTTCACTGGGAACACGGAGAGGGACGGGTCAATACGGGACGTGTATTTCTCTGGAAACACGGAGAGGGACGGGTCAGTCCGGGACGTGTACTTCACTGGGAACACTGAGAGGGACGGGTCAGTCCGGGACATGTACTTCACTGGGAACACGGAGAGGGACGAGTCAGTTCCGGACACGGACTTCACTGGAAACACGGAGAGGGACGGGTCCGTCCGGGATGTGTATTTCTCTGGAAACACGGAGAGGGACGGGTCAGTCCGGGATGTCCACGCAATACGTCCAACCCACACGGCCGATCCAAACAGCCAATACATGACACCAACACGGAGAGGGCGATTGAGGGAGagacagaatgagagagagagaggggaggggagggagagaggggacagagagaggggagaggagggatggggagacagagacgaggggagaggggagggagaggtgggggagaggggagagagaggggaccagagtcggggagagagagatgggggtgggggggagaggcaggaaagagagagtggaggggaagagagaggggggagtcagagagaggggtagagagaggagcaagaggggagggagagagtgagggggggacagagggtcagagagaAGAGGGAGCGAGTAATGGGGAAAGAGAGACGCAGAGAGAGGAGAAGGAATGAGGGCGGGGGAGGGAGTGAATGGATGTGCGGGGGGACAGAAATATGGCGTACAACTCAAGAAGGAACAAGACAACTCAGAAATCAACAACCCAAACGAGGAGGGGAGAGATATTTACAAGCTTCGTACTCTCAAaccttcacttttgaaggcctcccacttaccaagtacactttgccagaaaacagcctgtccctatccacacttgccagatcctttctgataccatcaaaactggcctttctccagtttaggaTCTCGACCCATGGACCAGACCTtctttttgtatatttactttgaaccctaatggcattgtggtcactagatgcaaagctttcccctacacaaacttctgtcacctgccctgtctcattccttcaCAACAGATCCAGTATCACGCACCCTCCCACTGGGACTTCTACGTACCGATGaagaaaacttccctgaacacacttgacaaactctatcccatctagtccttttacagtctgggattcccagtcaatacgtGGTAAGTTAAGACCACCttctgtttcttgcaacagtctgcaaactatttacagaattttttcctctaaatcccacagactgttTGATGGTCTATATAAAAAAAGCCCCTTCAACGTGattatacctttcttattcccaGCTCTACCCACTGGATGAGTTCTCCAATCTGAGCACAGCTGTGACAAGTAACGCCACCCCTCTCCCAATAATCCCTTCTGCTCTGccctaaaacaacagaaccctggaatattgagctgccagtcctgcccctcctgtaaccaagtctcgctaatggctacaacatcataattccaggtgttgatccatgccctgcctttcctacaatccttcctgcactgaaatatatgcagctcagcaCTCTGGTCGCACCGAGCTCGAGCTTTTGATTCCGGACATTGTCTGGGGTctgaacaacatttgcctccgcAACCTCTCTACTATCTGTTCTGATGTCCTGGTCCCCACCCTTCCCCCCAACATAACTCGAGTTTAATTTCCACCCCTCCCCAAGCATAAGtggcaaaccttcccgctaggatattagtcctcctccagttcaggtgccaaccgtcccttctgtacaggtcccacattccctggaagagagcccagtgatccaaaccTCTGAtgctctccctcctgcaccagctccttagccgcTTGTTAAACCGTCTAATCTTCCTAGCTCTGGCCTCACgggcatgtggcatgggtagcaatcctgagatcacagccctggaggtcctgccttttAATGTGGCACCCAACTCCCTGAGTTCCCTacgcagaacctcgtcactcgtccTGCCCGTGTCATTGGTGCCAACGCGGAccgtgacctctggctgctcaccccccccccccactgaaggAGGTCGAGGGGTCGATGCAAGATGTCCTGGACGCGGGCGCCCAGGAGGCAGCAAGCCATCTGGAgatcttgttctcacccacagagcctcccgtctgttcccctaaccaatgaatcccgtCTCACCGCTGCtcatctcttctccccacttcccttctgaggcaGATTCAGTACCAGAGACCGGCTCGCTGTGGCTTCTGCCTGGAAGGGCATCGCACCCCCCCCCAACACTGTCCAAAGCAGTATTCTCATTATTGAGGGGAGCCCTCTCCTGTCGGTCACCCAGGTACCAGCCTCCTGAaacctagggatgactacctccctgtagctcctatgtATCAGTCTCCCGTAGGAGCTGAAGGTTATCCAGCTGAAGCTCCATTTTGCTTAAGACACTCTCGAAGGAGCTGCAGTTCGGTGCACTCCGTACAGACACGGCTATCAGAGAGACTGGAGGTGCCCAGAGCACCCACATCGCACACAAGGAACTCTGGTACTAACTCACTAACCCATTCTGGGCACACTGGCTACGTACAAACTGGAAAAGTAACTTAACGGAAACCTACCTCGAACCTCTGCCTGTGCTTGCtcaagcctctcgagccaaagctgGAGCACTCTAACACTGCCCtctccaacaatggccgctccgctagctcctgatttatttttttattggctAAAATAATGACTCCCTGCAGATGAGACTTGAGGCTTTCAAGTGGCTCCCGTCCTACAAGTACAGGTAATCCACCTGGTCGGGACGGGTGATCCGCACCTTCAAGCGCGGGGTGATCCGTCCGGTTGGAAGGGGCCCGATCCGGAGAGGTCgctcagagagagagggagagggatagaagTAGAGATCATGAAAGAGattgacagagacagacagagtgctCGGGAAAGTAATGAAGAGATCGGGTGAGGGAGCatgacagagagaggggagggaaggagcgcagaaggaagtgagggagggagagtggaagaaaaggagggaaggagagagggcaGAAGGAAAGACAAGAGAAGACGAGATACCTAAGAACCAGCCCAATGTGGGAGAGAAATGACTGCCACCTCCTGGGGGGTTGGTTGCAGCTGAGAGAGGGAACAAGAGGGGTaaagagagggtgtagagggatATTCCTTACCATTATCCTCAACTTTGCTCCAGATGTTGGTCAGAAGTCCCGCTTTCGGGATGGTAGCACTGCCCACGTAAAGCTGGCTGAGGAACTTGGCGCTTTTGGAGACGCGAAATTTCGGGAACGGAATCCGGAGCGGGGACTTCAGGCAGGTCCTGTTGTGCGGGAAGTACTGGTACTTCACGGACTGTGGGAAGTAGGGGAGACAGGACAGGTTACGGAGGTGGGGGCACTAGGACCCTGTGAGAGCCCGGGACCTGTACCCGGGGACCCCCGAGGCGCAACCCGCGAGAtcgggatctcactgaaacctgcaGGAATGTCGAAAGGCCCAGACCGAGTGGATGTGAAGATGACGCTTCCGAtcatggtggtggggggtgggggaggaagtctaggaccagagggcacggtctcagaattgagggacattcCATttggaacagggatgaggaggaagttcttcagCCCAACAGTGGCGAACCTGCGGAATTCATTACCATGAATGGCTGTGGACCTGTGGACTTCTTTaaaatcaactttattatcttATCAAATTTGCATGAGGGTGGaggagtggagatacgtctctaccagaggaggtgtgaggcgctccctccctccgccagcctgcaggtcacccttgggtgaggggtagcacctgcttaacacccccaccccagatcagggtcacgtgaagccgtggggggggcaggcggtggatggtcgtatgagcaccCGGTGCAGATCACTCTGAAGACTACTGACAatggctgggggggtgggggtggtcacCCAcctggtaaagacactgcccagaagaagacaatggcaaacccccccctcccccgtggaaaaatttgccaagaacagtcgtCGTCACGGGAAGACTGTTTAATGGACAAACGGACACCTCCGTGCATTTGGAATTTGCTGTGGCATGTTGCCCAGGGTGCGGTAaacattcaataattataaagaataaagaactaTACAAAAATAACGTTAGAGCTTAGAGGATGAGCAGGAAACGAAAAACATGCGTAAAAGTCCTGAAGGAGCGTCTCCATCCGAACacggactgtttattcctctccatagtcgctgcctgacccactgagttttgtAAGGCATTACAAAAAAAGTGGTTTGAAGTGCTTACGGTGCAGTGACGGGGTAATAGAGGGGGTGGTGGTGGCCAAACTAGacggttgatcagattaattgcTGAGGAAAGAAAATTGCACGCGGGTTTAATTCACGCTTATTGTGAATAgcgtcatagaaaagtacagcacagaaatgggcccttcagcccatctattctgtgctGAATCATTTAACCTGTCTACTCCAATGACCTACACCGGGACCTCcgccctccactcccctcccatccatgtacctatccaaacttcgctttGGCATTGagatcgagctcacatgcaccatttcCGCTGTCTagctctcaccaccctccgagtgaagaagtttccccttaaacttttcacctttcaccctaacccctgacctctagttgtagtccacccagcctcagtgggaaagcctgctggcatttacccaatctattccCCTCAGAGTTTTATACACCTCTgctaaatctcccctcaatcttctgtgttcaaaggtccaaacctattcaatctttcctcgtaactcgggtcctccagacccagcaacgtccttgcaagttttctctgtgctctttcaagcttatttccGTCCTTCCTGTCGGCCGGTGACCATCccccaagttaggcctcaccatgCCTTACTCAAGCTCAACACACCATTCCATCAGCTGTACTTGGCACGTTGAGTTATGATGGACAATCTGCCTGATACTCGAGCCTGCGATGCTGATGCAAGTGGATTTTTGTGGCACCTGTGCACACGTGGACTTGTGCAGATAACATTAACCTTAACGCTGAGCTTTTTTTTAAGGTCAGTACTCAGGGAGTTCCGaaggagaggaatgaacagcagAGGAGTCAGGCCTTTCCAAGTGAAAATGGGCCCAGTTTGGTACCAGCCCCCTCACCTTCTGGAACAGAAGGATGTCCACCTGCTTCCACACCTGTATTCCCCCTCTGAAGACGAATGCACTTTTGTAAAGTCTCTTGTTACCGCGTCGTAGGAGAAGTTCCCGTAATTGTCTACGAAATTGACTGGGTGAAACTGTGGAAGGAAGGCAGTCAGTCAGACGGTGAGCTCTGAGGTCTCCAGGCCCCTGGGAAGGCATTGGGTTTCGAGTTCAGGCGCGGGCTTGATTTAGACTCGGACTCAGACTGGGACGTAGACTTGGGGTCGGACTCAGATTTAGGTTAAGATTTAGACAGGCTCAGGTTTAGATTTACATTTGGATTTGACTTCCCCAGTAGAGTTACAGATTCAGGGCTCCAGCCATCGGGCCTCGGATTCCAGATGTCCAATCGACCTTTGGCCTTTGATCTTTGGCATCAACCCCAGGGCTCACTGATGAATCTAAATGAGGACCTCGAAATCCAGACCTCGACTCAGGACTCTCCAGTGATGCCTCAGCACGGACTCTCCAATGGCCAGTAcctgaacactaggcctcaaatGCCAAACTTTCCAATGACTGGTGCCCTGAACTCTAGGCCT
The sequence above is a segment of the Mobula birostris isolate sMobBir1 chromosome 28, sMobBir1.hap1, whole genome shotgun sequence genome. Coding sequences within it:
- the LOC140188917 gene encoding ependymin-like; this translates as GDCFSPSQFRRQLRELLLRRGNKRLYKSAFVFRGGIQVWKQVDILLFQKSVKYQYFPHNRTCLKSPLRIPFPKFRVSKSAKFLSQLYVGSATIPKAGLLTNIWSKVEDNENYVTTFTDVKCLPQYRAHFREDGWFSESFYNLTLGIRDPKVFIPPSECDDPV